In one window of Luteitalea sp. DNA:
- a CDS encoding DUF1343 domain-containing protein, with product MPSRACSTAKIPIRTAGARSYRSLVILGIERLLASDRLKGLKVGLVANPSSVDASLQHVAERLRRAPQVTLAALFGPQHGFHSTVQDNMIETPHAIHLHHGVPIYSLYSDTREPTPAMLDGLDVLVIDLQDVGTRVYTYAYTMANCLKAAARSGLPVIVCDRPNPIGGEFVEGPVIEPGFESFVGLFPIALRHGLTIGELATLFNEAFDLGARLEVSELSGWRRAMYFDDTKVPWVMPSPNVPTLDTALAYPGTVLFEGTMVSEGRGTTRPFELIGAPWIDAELFAASLEALGLPGVKVRPAWFEPTFQKHADLMCGGCQVHVTDRRAFQPVRTAVALLGACRRADPGRFEWRKPPYEYEHHKMPIDILSGSDTLRRQIDADTSLDAIAGSWQPGLASFAELRQEFLRYQ from the coding sequence ATGCCATCACGCGCCTGCAGTACGGCGAAGATCCCGATCCGCACGGCTGGCGCACGATCGTATAGGTCCTTGGTGATCCTCGGCATCGAGCGCCTGCTGGCCTCCGACCGGTTGAAGGGTCTCAAGGTCGGTCTGGTCGCCAATCCTTCTTCGGTCGACGCCTCTCTGCAACACGTGGCGGAGCGCCTGCGCCGAGCGCCCCAGGTCACCCTGGCAGCGCTATTCGGGCCGCAGCACGGCTTTCACTCCACCGTGCAGGACAACATGATCGAGACGCCGCATGCGATCCACCTGCACCACGGCGTCCCGATCTATTCGCTCTACAGCGACACGCGTGAGCCAACGCCGGCGATGCTCGACGGTCTCGACGTGCTGGTGATCGACCTGCAAGACGTCGGCACGCGCGTGTATACCTACGCCTACACCATGGCGAATTGCCTGAAGGCGGCCGCGCGATCCGGCCTTCCCGTCATCGTGTGCGACCGCCCCAACCCGATCGGCGGCGAGTTTGTCGAAGGTCCCGTCATCGAGCCAGGCTTCGAATCGTTCGTCGGACTCTTCCCCATCGCGCTGCGACACGGGTTGACGATTGGCGAGCTCGCGACGCTGTTCAACGAAGCATTCGATCTCGGCGCGCGTCTCGAAGTGAGCGAGCTCAGCGGCTGGCGGCGCGCGATGTACTTCGACGACACAAAGGTCCCGTGGGTCATGCCCTCGCCCAACGTGCCGACACTGGACACGGCGCTCGCGTATCCGGGCACGGTGCTGTTCGAGGGAACGATGGTCTCCGAAGGACGCGGCACGACGCGCCCGTTCGAGCTCATTGGCGCACCGTGGATCGATGCTGAGCTGTTCGCCGCGTCGCTCGAGGCCCTGGGGCTACCCGGCGTGAAGGTACGCCCAGCGTGGTTCGAGCCAACCTTCCAGAAGCACGCGGACCTGATGTGCGGCGGGTGTCAGGTTCATGTGACCGATCGTCGCGCCTTCCAACCGGTCAGAACCGCTGTGGCGCTGCTGGGCGCCTGCCGTCGGGCCGATCCCGGTCGCTTCGAGTGGCGGAAGCCCCCATACGAATACGAGCACCACAAGATGCCCATCGACATCCTCTCCGGCTCGGACACACTCCGACGGCAGATCGATGCCGACACCAGCCTCGATGCCATTGCCGGCAGTTGGCAACCAGGTCTCGCCTCGTTCGCAGAGCTCAGACAGGAATTTCTCAGATATCAATGA
- a CDS encoding branched-chain amino acid aminotransferase translates to MTGTVATPSIQVERTKTPRPKPKETELGFGRHFADHMFVAEYVTGEGWTSARVVPYASFSLEPAAMVFHYGQAMFEGLKAYRQRDGQVALFRVDRHCQRMAAGAPWLSIPPPDPDFLQSAIMTLVATDREWVPASRGTALYVRPTLIATQPMLGVRPSETYLLFVISSPVGGYYAGGLKPVRIWVERERVRAVRGGMGGVKAAGNYAGSLLVAEQAREKGCDQVLWLDAVERRFVEEVGTMNLFVAIGDELITPPLEGSILAGVTRDAVITLARDWGLTVAERPVALDELEAADRQGLLKEVFGTGTAAVIQSVGTLVHDGGELVIGGGRTGALAERLYDAITRLQYGEDPDPHGWRTIV, encoded by the coding sequence ATGACGGGAACGGTTGCCACGCCGTCCATTCAGGTCGAGCGCACGAAGACCCCGCGTCCGAAGCCGAAGGAGACAGAGCTTGGCTTTGGCCGGCACTTCGCCGACCACATGTTCGTCGCGGAGTACGTGACTGGTGAGGGCTGGACGTCGGCACGCGTCGTGCCGTACGCCTCGTTCTCGCTCGAGCCGGCAGCCATGGTCTTTCACTACGGCCAGGCGATGTTCGAGGGGCTGAAAGCGTATCGGCAACGCGATGGGCAGGTGGCACTGTTCCGGGTGGACCGGCACTGCCAGCGCATGGCGGCGGGCGCGCCCTGGTTGTCGATACCGCCGCCGGACCCGGACTTCCTCCAATCCGCCATCATGACGCTGGTGGCCACTGACCGTGAGTGGGTGCCGGCCTCACGCGGCACGGCACTCTACGTGCGTCCCACGCTGATTGCCACACAACCGATGCTCGGCGTCAGACCGTCGGAGACGTATCTCCTGTTCGTCATCTCGTCACCGGTCGGCGGGTACTATGCGGGTGGCCTCAAACCGGTGCGCATCTGGGTCGAGCGGGAGCGGGTGCGTGCGGTCCGGGGTGGAATGGGGGGGGTGAAGGCGGCAGGCAACTATGCGGGAAGCCTTCTGGTTGCCGAGCAGGCGCGCGAGAAAGGCTGCGATCAAGTGCTCTGGCTGGACGCCGTGGAGCGACGCTTCGTCGAGGAAGTCGGCACGATGAACCTGTTCGTCGCGATTGGCGATGAGCTCATCACACCGCCGCTCGAGGGCAGCATCCTCGCCGGGGTCACGCGGGATGCGGTGATCACGCTGGCGCGCGACTGGGGCCTGACGGTTGCCGAGCGACCCGTGGCACTCGACGAGCTAGAGGCCGCCGATCGGCAGGGCCTCCTCAAAGAAGTCTTCGGCACCGGCACCGCGGCCGTGATCCAGTCCGTGGGCACGCTCGTGCACGACGGCGGTGAGCTCGTCATCGGCGGCGGCCGGACCGGTGCGCTCGCCGAGCGTCTCTACGATGCCATCACGCGCCTGCAGTACGGCGAAGATCCCGATCCGCACGGCTGGCGCACGATCGTATAG
- a CDS encoding RluA family pseudouridine synthase has product MTISQDGASPEGLERRTFRADRGDVGVRLDRVILRRLADRHDIARPDVQRWIGADRIFVDGVPITRGGRRVSLGEEIAVLVPAAPARREHLPEARPLDVLFEDEHLLAVNKAPGTVVHPTKGHWSGTLFNALLWHAKQWGPRGGRPGLVHRLDKDTSGILLVAKDPEVLARLARALQRRTFTKQYVALVYGHPPQEAGRVQLNLERDAEHWYRMRVAENGGRESVTEYECVATSGTPRAGLSLVRCRLVTGRMHQIRLHLRALGVPIVGDRLYGQPRWQGISDEALAAAAQAFPRQALHAWRLGFTHPMTGERLQITAPLPDDIRALVALAKLPLSALDAGA; this is encoded by the coding sequence ATGACCATCTCGCAGGACGGGGCCTCGCCCGAAGGGCTCGAGCGACGGACGTTTCGCGCCGATCGCGGCGACGTTGGCGTGCGCTTGGATCGGGTCATCCTGCGGCGCCTGGCCGATCGACATGACATCGCGCGCCCGGACGTGCAGCGCTGGATTGGCGCGGATCGGATCTTTGTCGACGGCGTGCCCATCACGCGTGGAGGCCGGCGCGTCTCGCTGGGTGAGGAGATTGCCGTGCTCGTGCCAGCAGCACCGGCCCGGCGTGAGCATCTCCCAGAGGCGCGACCCCTCGACGTCCTCTTCGAGGACGAGCATCTGCTAGCGGTCAACAAGGCGCCCGGCACGGTCGTCCATCCGACCAAAGGGCATTGGAGCGGCACACTGTTCAACGCGCTGCTCTGGCATGCCAAGCAGTGGGGACCGCGCGGTGGCCGGCCCGGCCTCGTGCACCGGCTCGACAAGGACACCTCCGGCATCCTGCTGGTGGCCAAGGATCCGGAGGTGCTGGCGCGCCTTGCCCGGGCGTTGCAGCGCCGCACGTTTACAAAGCAGTACGTGGCGCTCGTCTACGGGCATCCTCCGCAGGAGGCTGGGCGGGTCCAGCTCAATCTCGAGCGGGACGCAGAGCATTGGTATCGCATGCGGGTCGCGGAGAACGGTGGCCGCGAAAGCGTGACGGAGTACGAATGCGTTGCGACCAGCGGGACGCCGCGCGCCGGGCTATCGCTCGTGCGCTGCCGGCTCGTCACGGGGCGCATGCACCAGATCCGCCTCCACCTTCGCGCACTTGGGGTGCCCATCGTCGGCGACCGTCTGTACGGTCAACCGCGTTGGCAGGGGATCAGCGACGAGGCGCTGGCCGCGGCGGCACAGGCGTTTCCTCGTCAAGCCCTCCACGCGTGGCGCCTCGGGTTCACGCATCCCATGACCGGTGAGCGGCTGCAGATCACTGCGCCGCTTCCGGACGATATCCGAGCGCTCGTCGCGCTCGCCAAGTTACCGTTATCGGCGCTCGATGCCGGAGCCTGA
- a CDS encoding twin-arginine translocation signal domain-containing protein: protein MRSITRRRFVKAAGAAGVGLAVVDRRAAWTLMAPSDRVRVAVMGVNSRGHQLARVFAQQPGAEVAVICDVDGRAMSKTIDHVRDLTSVAPKGEADVRRVIEDPSIDAVVVAAPDHWHAPAAIMAVAAGKHVYLEKPASHNPNEGELLVAAANRSKRLVQLGTQRRSWSNVVRAMEQLETGVIGRPYYAATWYANNRPSIGRGRETAVPDWLDYELWQGPAPRRSYKDNFIHYEWHWFWHWGTGEVGNNGTHLLDMARWGLGVGLPTRVTAAGGRYRYDDDWECPDTEMTTWEFADNKMITWEGRSCAPHRLDASGAGITFHGEQGTLVIDRNGYRVYDLKDELVTEVDDTAASSDQGTVGPGATLDAVHIANFLDAIRGEATLNAPIDEGHKSTMLAHLGNIASRTGHVLHCDPETGHVKDDPEAAKLWGREYEKGWEPTVTE from the coding sequence ATGAGATCAATCACTCGCCGTCGATTCGTCAAAGCTGCCGGTGCCGCCGGTGTTGGGCTCGCGGTGGTCGATCGCCGCGCCGCGTGGACGCTCATGGCGCCGAGTGACCGCGTGCGTGTGGCGGTGATGGGCGTCAACAGCCGGGGCCATCAGCTGGCCCGTGTGTTCGCGCAGCAACCGGGCGCCGAGGTTGCCGTGATCTGCGACGTGGACGGGCGCGCGATGAGCAAGACCATCGATCACGTGCGCGATCTGACGAGCGTGGCGCCAAAGGGGGAAGCCGATGTGCGCCGTGTGATCGAGGACCCCTCGATCGACGCGGTCGTTGTCGCCGCGCCGGACCATTGGCACGCGCCTGCGGCGATCATGGCGGTCGCCGCCGGGAAGCACGTGTATCTCGAGAAGCCGGCGAGCCACAACCCCAACGAAGGTGAGCTGCTGGTGGCTGCGGCCAATCGATCCAAGCGTCTGGTGCAACTCGGCACGCAGCGTCGCTCATGGAGCAATGTGGTCCGGGCAATGGAGCAGCTCGAAACAGGCGTTATTGGCCGTCCCTACTACGCCGCGACGTGGTACGCCAACAACCGGCCGTCGATCGGGCGCGGGCGCGAGACGGCCGTGCCCGACTGGCTCGACTATGAGCTGTGGCAAGGACCCGCACCTCGCCGGTCCTATAAGGACAATTTCATCCATTACGAGTGGCACTGGTTCTGGCATTGGGGTACAGGCGAGGTGGGCAACAACGGCACTCACCTGTTGGACATGGCGCGATGGGGCTTGGGCGTCGGCCTGCCCACGCGCGTGACCGCCGCCGGCGGGCGCTACAGGTATGACGACGACTGGGAGTGTCCGGACACGGAAATGACGACCTGGGAGTTTGCGGACAACAAGATGATTACCTGGGAGGGGCGGAGCTGTGCGCCGCATCGGCTCGATGCGAGCGGCGCTGGTATCACGTTCCACGGTGAACAAGGAACGCTCGTCATCGATCGCAACGGGTATCGCGTGTACGACCTGAAAGACGAGCTGGTCACCGAGGTCGACGATACCGCGGCCTCCTCGGACCAGGGCACCGTTGGACCTGGTGCTACGCTCGACGCCGTGCACATCGCGAATTTTCTCGATGCGATTCGCGGCGAGGCGACCCTCAACGCTCCAATAGACGAGGGGCACAAGAGCACGATGCTGGCCCATCTCGGGAATATTGCATCTCGAACGGGGCATGTGCTGCACTGCGATCCAGAGACGGGCCACGTGAAAGACGATCCAGAAGCGGCGAAGCTGTGGGGGCGAGAATACGAGAAGGGATGGGAACCCACGGTGACCGAGTAG
- a CDS encoding NUDIX domain-containing protein, with product MPKLSAGLLMFREHDGQLEVLLVHPGGPFFRNKDAGAWTIPKGEPDEGEDLLDAACREFQEEIGVAPEGPFLPLTPVKQKGGKVVHAWGVRGDCNPFAIKPNRFTLEWPPRSGRMREFPEIDYAAFYPLDIARQKINAAQEALLDELTRLLV from the coding sequence ATGCCCAAGCTGAGCGCTGGACTGCTGATGTTTCGGGAGCATGACGGGCAGCTCGAGGTGTTGCTCGTTCACCCGGGCGGACCCTTCTTCAGGAACAAGGACGCCGGCGCCTGGACGATTCCGAAGGGTGAGCCAGACGAGGGTGAGGATCTACTCGACGCCGCCTGCCGCGAGTTTCAGGAGGAGATCGGCGTCGCACCCGAGGGCCCGTTTCTCCCGCTCACGCCGGTGAAGCAAAAGGGAGGCAAGGTCGTGCACGCCTGGGGCGTGCGCGGTGACTGCAACCCGTTCGCCATCAAGCCGAACCGCTTTACGCTGGAGTGGCCGCCGCGATCCGGCCGCATGCGGGAGTTCCCGGAGATTGATTACGCGGCGTTCTACCCGCTCGACATCGCGCGGCAGAAGATCAATGCAGCGCAGGAGGCTCTCCTCGACGAGCTGACACGCCTCCTGGTCTAG
- a CDS encoding redoxin family protein, producing the protein MIKIGDKLPEGTFKTLTTEGPKDSSVQELFGGKKVVLFGVPGAFTGVCTKQHLPTYVQQYDAIKAKGVDTVACLAVNDVFVLDGWSKAGGADDKVLMLSDWNADYVKKLGADFDGSGFGLGIRSKRFSMVVDNGQVKSLNVEEAPGQCTITRADEILGQL; encoded by the coding sequence ATGATCAAAATTGGTGACAAGCTGCCTGAGGGCACGTTCAAGACGCTGACGACAGAAGGACCAAAGGACAGCTCGGTCCAAGAGCTCTTCGGCGGCAAGAAAGTGGTACTGTTCGGTGTGCCTGGCGCATTCACGGGCGTCTGCACGAAGCAACATCTGCCGACCTACGTGCAACAGTACGATGCGATCAAGGCGAAAGGGGTAGACACGGTGGCCTGCCTGGCGGTCAACGACGTCTTCGTGCTCGACGGGTGGAGCAAGGCGGGCGGGGCGGACGACAAGGTTCTCATGCTCTCCGACTGGAACGCTGACTACGTGAAGAAGTTGGGTGCCGACTTCGATGGCTCCGGCTTCGGTCTCGGGATCCGTAGCAAGCGCTTCTCCATGGTCGTGGACAACGGGCAGGTCAAGAGCCTGAACGTGGAAGAGGCGCCGGGCCAGTGCACCATTACCAGAGCGGACGAGATTCTGGGCCAACTGTGA
- a CDS encoding SAM-dependent methyltransferase, producing MASRTLDLDEALYAYLQRVSLREPPLLRRLRDETNVLAHDRARMQVSPEQGQLMALLVRLVGASRTLEIGVFTGYSTLAVGLALPADGCIVACDISKEWTDVARRYWEEAGVARKIELRLGPALSTLDDLLAAGGAGTFDFAFIDADKKSYQTYYERALALIRPGGLIAIDNVLWSGKVADLTVQDEDTRALRALNEKLHTDERVDLSLIPIGDGLTLARKRHPVA from the coding sequence ATGGCCAGCCGAACCCTCGACCTGGACGAAGCGCTCTACGCCTACTTGCAGCGTGTGTCGCTGCGTGAGCCGCCGCTTCTTCGGCGCCTTCGCGACGAGACGAACGTGCTGGCGCACGATCGAGCGCGGATGCAGGTCTCACCGGAGCAGGGCCAGCTCATGGCCCTGCTGGTCCGGCTAGTGGGCGCGAGCAGAACGCTGGAGATCGGCGTCTTCACCGGCTACAGCACGTTGGCGGTCGGGCTCGCGCTCCCAGCCGACGGGTGCATTGTCGCGTGCGACATCAGTAAGGAGTGGACCGACGTCGCGCGCCGATACTGGGAAGAGGCAGGAGTGGCACGGAAGATCGAGCTGCGGTTGGGCCCAGCTCTGAGCACGCTAGACGACCTGCTGGCTGCGGGTGGGGCCGGTACTTTCGACTTCGCGTTCATCGATGCCGACAAGAAGAGCTACCAAACCTACTACGAGCGCGCCCTCGCGCTCATCAGGCCGGGCGGCCTCATCGCGATCGACAACGTGCTCTGGAGCGGCAAGGTAGCGGATCTCACCGTGCAGGACGAAGACACGCGAGCGCTCCGCGCGCTGAACGAGAAGCTCCACACCGACGAGCGTGTTGACCTGAGCCTGATCCCGATCGGCGATGGGCTGACGCTGGCGCGCAAACGTCATCCTGTGGCGTAG
- a CDS encoding lytic murein transglycosylase: protein MPRSRREAEAAGTHRASSLDSSNRRGSLYTAAMHHRRTGCAKRGTPPSVGLRSSMGLLLAAGVLVGATRSGQALQQPVNGAPVAARASLAEEGLTSTTDRAAPFAMWLQGIREEALVRGIRPETVREALEGIEPVARILRRDRAQATGTGDREAYIKRRLTPAMVRAARRQLATHRSVLEQIEDTYGVQRRFVVAIWGLESSFGQLGGRQPMIPTLATLAYDPRRTGFFRQELFAALEILDRGDIELAEMRGSWAGAMGQPQFMPSSYLTFAQDFDRDGRADIWATPADVFASIAYYLKSHEWSSDRTWGRPVRVPNARRAAIAEAAPPRDEGCRAMQEMSRPLPLSAWDELGVRRANGTRLPQVDVAASLVRTNPRTAYLVYPNYEALLQYNCAHGYALSVALLADYATG, encoded by the coding sequence ATGCCGAGATCGAGGCGAGAGGCGGAAGCCGCTGGGACACATCGAGCCTCATCGCTCGACTCGAGCAATCGTAGAGGTTCGCTGTATACTGCTGCTATGCATCACAGGAGGACGGGGTGTGCCAAGCGCGGGACACCTCCGTCCGTTGGGCTCCGATCAAGCATGGGGCTCCTCCTTGCCGCAGGCGTGCTCGTCGGAGCTACGCGCTCCGGCCAGGCGCTGCAGCAACCCGTGAACGGCGCACCGGTTGCGGCACGCGCGTCGCTCGCCGAAGAGGGGCTGACGAGCACCACCGACAGGGCGGCGCCGTTTGCCATGTGGCTGCAAGGCATTCGCGAGGAGGCCCTCGTTCGCGGCATCCGACCGGAAACCGTGCGGGAAGCGCTCGAAGGCATAGAACCGGTCGCCCGGATCCTCCGGCGCGACCGTGCCCAAGCGACAGGAACCGGTGACAGAGAAGCGTACATCAAACGCCGACTGACCCCTGCAATGGTGCGCGCCGCGCGTAGGCAGCTCGCGACGCACCGCAGTGTGCTCGAGCAAATCGAGGATACCTACGGGGTCCAGCGCCGCTTCGTCGTGGCCATCTGGGGACTCGAGTCGAGCTTTGGTCAGCTCGGTGGGCGCCAGCCCATGATCCCCACGTTGGCCACGCTCGCCTACGACCCTCGGCGCACCGGCTTCTTCCGGCAGGAGCTCTTCGCCGCGCTCGAGATCCTCGACCGCGGCGACATCGAGCTTGCCGAGATGCGCGGATCTTGGGCGGGTGCGATGGGGCAGCCCCAATTCATGCCGAGCAGTTACCTGACGTTCGCGCAGGATTTCGACCGGGACGGCCGGGCGGATATCTGGGCCACGCCTGCTGACGTGTTCGCGTCGATTGCGTACTACCTGAAGAGCCACGAGTGGTCGTCCGATCGCACATGGGGACGCCCTGTGCGGGTGCCCAACGCCAGACGTGCTGCCATTGCCGAGGCCGCACCACCGCGCGACGAAGGGTGCCGTGCGATGCAGGAAATGTCACGCCCGTTGCCCCTCAGCGCGTGGGACGAGCTAGGCGTTCGCCGCGCCAATGGCACCCGACTGCCCCAAGTGGACGTCGCGGCGTCGCTGGTGCGCACCAACCCAAGGACCGCTTACCTCGTCTATCCGAACTACGAGGCACTGCTCCAATACAACTGCGCGCACGGCTATGCGCTGAGCGTCGCTTTGCTCGCTGACTACGCCACAGGATGA
- a CDS encoding NAD-binding protein has translation MSNITFIGLGVMGYPMAGHLAAAGHDVVVYNRTAAKADAWVKQHRGRSAPTPREAARDADFVMACVGNDADVRAVTLGETGAFAGMKSGAIFIDHTTASARLARELDAEARGRGLGFLDGPVSGGQAGAERGQLSVMTGGEPETFSKAEPALEAYAKALVLVGPAGSGQLTKMVNQICLAGLIQGLAEALHFVKQAGIDTEQVLSVVSRGAAQSWQMDNRAKTMLEGRFDFGFAVQWMRKDLGICLDEARHNGSRLPVAALVDQFYAEIEARGGSRWDTSSLIARLEQS, from the coding sequence ATGTCGAACATTACATTCATCGGTCTGGGCGTCATGGGGTACCCGATGGCTGGTCACTTGGCGGCCGCTGGTCATGACGTCGTTGTGTACAACCGCACGGCCGCAAAGGCGGATGCGTGGGTGAAACAGCACCGCGGTCGCAGCGCACCCACGCCACGCGAAGCCGCGCGCGACGCGGACTTCGTCATGGCCTGCGTCGGCAACGACGCGGACGTGCGCGCGGTGACGCTGGGAGAGACGGGGGCGTTTGCCGGTATGAAGTCGGGCGCCATCTTCATCGATCACACCACGGCGTCCGCACGCCTCGCGCGGGAGCTCGACGCCGAGGCCCGCGGGCGCGGTCTAGGGTTCCTGGATGGGCCAGTCTCGGGCGGCCAGGCTGGTGCCGAGCGTGGTCAGTTGAGCGTCATGACCGGCGGCGAGCCGGAGACGTTCAGTAAGGCGGAGCCGGCTCTCGAGGCGTACGCGAAGGCTCTGGTGCTGGTTGGTCCGGCCGGATCTGGACAGCTCACCAAGATGGTCAATCAGATCTGTCTCGCCGGCCTCATCCAAGGACTGGCGGAGGCGCTTCATTTCGTCAAGCAGGCAGGCATCGACACGGAGCAGGTCTTGTCCGTTGTGTCACGCGGCGCCGCACAGTCCTGGCAGATGGACAACCGGGCCAAGACGATGCTCGAGGGACGCTTTGATTTCGGGTTTGCGGTGCAGTGGATGCGGAAGGACCTGGGTATCTGTCTCGATGAGGCTCGCCACAACGGCAGCCGGCTTCCAGTGGCGGCGCTCGTGGATCAGTTCTATGCCGAGATCGAGGCGAGAGGCGGAAGCCGCTGGGACACATCGAGCCTCATCGCTCGACTCGAGCAATCGTAG
- a CDS encoding NAD synthetase produces the protein MPDRALINLGYLVASALFILGIKGLTHPRTAVRGNRLGALGMLIAIIVTLFDREILTAEPQSWMMLAVGLSVGAAIGATLALRVQMTAMPQMVALLNGFGGGASVLVAGAAFLDTDPALVTVQVASATAASGIIGAVTFWGSLVAFDKLQEWLLPGRPVQVPGRQITSAVLLVVALALGGLLVQDPQATWAYVALVVVASVLGVTVTLPIGGADMPVAIALLNSYSGLAGAATGFVLNNNVLIIAGTLVGASGFILTQIMCRAMNRSLANVLTGAIAAGTAASADDVYGGRVKSTSAEEVAMLFDTARRVVFVPGYGLAVSQAQHAVRDLAALLEARGIEVEFAIHPVAGRMPGHMNVLLAEADISYDKLREMDEINPSFEQTDVVVVVGANDVVNPLARTDPKSPIAGMPILDVDKARTVVVVKRSLSPGFAGIPNPLFAADNTLMLFDDAKKALTELVAAVKEAAA, from the coding sequence ACTGCCGTTCGGGGCAATCGGCTCGGCGCCCTCGGCATGCTCATCGCGATCATCGTGACCCTGTTCGATCGCGAGATCCTCACGGCAGAGCCGCAGAGCTGGATGATGCTCGCCGTCGGTCTCAGCGTCGGCGCGGCGATCGGCGCGACCTTGGCGCTCAGGGTGCAGATGACGGCCATGCCGCAGATGGTGGCGTTGCTGAACGGCTTCGGCGGCGGCGCCTCGGTGCTCGTGGCGGGCGCCGCATTCCTCGACACGGACCCGGCGTTGGTCACCGTGCAAGTCGCATCTGCCACGGCCGCCTCGGGCATCATCGGCGCCGTGACCTTCTGGGGCAGCCTCGTCGCGTTCGACAAGCTGCAGGAATGGCTCCTGCCGGGCCGGCCAGTCCAGGTTCCAGGCAGGCAGATCACGAGCGCGGTACTGCTGGTCGTGGCCTTGGCGCTCGGCGGCCTCCTCGTGCAGGATCCCCAGGCGACGTGGGCCTACGTCGCGCTCGTGGTCGTGGCCTCCGTGCTGGGCGTGACGGTGACTCTTCCCATCGGCGGCGCGGACATGCCGGTTGCCATCGCCCTGCTCAACTCTTACTCCGGCCTCGCGGGCGCAGCGACCGGGTTCGTGCTGAACAATAACGTCCTCATCATCGCGGGCACGCTGGTCGGCGCCTCCGGCTTCATCCTCACGCAGATCATGTGTCGTGCGATGAACCGCTCGCTTGCCAATGTGTTGACCGGCGCGATCGCTGCCGGCACCGCGGCCAGCGCCGATGATGTGTACGGCGGCCGCGTGAAATCGACGTCAGCGGAAGAGGTGGCGATGCTCTTCGACACGGCGCGCCGCGTCGTCTTCGTGCCGGGCTACGGTCTCGCCGTGTCACAGGCTCAACACGCCGTGCGCGACCTGGCGGCGCTGCTCGAAGCCCGCGGCATCGAAGTGGAGTTTGCCATCCACCCCGTCGCCGGCCGTATGCCAGGGCACATGAACGTGCTGCTCGCCGAAGCCGACATCTCGTACGACAAGCTGAGAGAGATGGACGAGATCAATCCCAGCTTCGAGCAGACCGACGTCGTCGTCGTGGTCGGCGCGAACGATGTCGTCAATCCGCTCGCCCGCACGGACCCGAAGAGCCCCATCGCCGGCATGCCCATTCTGGATGTGGACAAGGCGCGCACGGTCGTGGTCGTCAAGCGCAGCCTCAGCCCTGGCTTCGCCGGGATCCCCAACCCCCTCTTCGCCGCCGACAACACGCTGATGCTGTTTGACGACGCCAAAAAGGCGCTGACAGAATTGGTAGCTGCGGTCAAGGAAGCAGCAGCGTGA